Within Sphingobium sp. KCTC 72723, the genomic segment GCAAGCGTTCCGCCGTCGCCCGCATCAACGCCGGCGATTACGACCCGCCCAATGGCGCCCCGGACCGGCCATCATAATTGTCGCTGGCTTCGCGCTCGGGAGCACCCTTGCTGAGGCAACGGGTAATTGTCGCCAGCGCCAATTACATGCCAACCATCCCATGCGCTTCAAACCCTCGCTTCCGGCCAGCGCCAGCGACAATTACCCAGCGTCGTAATTGTCGCTCGACGGTTGCTCCTCGCAACAGCAAATGGTAGCCAGAATTCACCAACCGGCGCGGCCACCTATCGGCCATCAAAATTGACGCCGACCGGACACCGTAATCGTCGCGCTACACGCGACAGTTTCTTTCGAAACTTCGGCTGCCCCGTCATCGATGCACCGTGCAGCTGAAAAACAGATTTTGCCAAATCCACGCCGATCATCGTATCCTTTGTCACGGTTGCCGTCCTTTCCGCTAACCCGTATAATTCATCGGGGGTTGGCGGATGTAGCGTAAGCATCTGATTTAACGTATGATTTGGTTGTCTAATCCGATCAACGTCATTTCAAGAAAGCTACACCCGCCATGGACGATCCTACGCTGCCGCTACCTGGTCTGTCACCTGTTTCGGGCAAGCGGTTGGACGTCAGATTTGACGGCGGTCTGCTATCGTCAGACGGCGGGATTTTGCTGTTGCGCGAGGTGGAGCAGCGCCTTGGCGTTGCGGATCGCATGGCGGCCTGCATCAAAGATCCCCGCGCGCCGGATCTGATCACCCACAGCCTTACCGACATTATCCGCTTCCGGCTGATGATGATTGCGGCGGGTTACGAGGATGGCAATGACGCCTCCAGTCTGCGCGTCGACCCGATGTTCAAGCTGGCCCTTGATCTGGCACCTTCGGATCGCGCGCTATGTTCGCAGCCGACGATCTCGCGACTGGAGAACCTGCCTGATACGCGTGCGTTGCTGGGCATGGGCCGGGCGATGGTTGATCTGTATTGCGATTCCTTCCGCACCGTGCCCAAGCGTATTGTCCTCGACATTGATGACACATTCGATGCCGTGCATGGCGGCCAGCAGTTGCGATTATTCAATGCCCATCATGACGAATATGGCTTCCAACCCATCGTCGTGTTCGATGGCGAGGGCCGCTTCATCACTGCCGTGCTACGCCCGGCCAAACGACCCGGCGGCAAGGAAATCAGGGCTTTCCTGCGCCGCCTGATGCGTGCAATCCGCGCCAACTGGCCAAGAACGCAGATCATGCTGCGCGGCGACAGTCATTATTGCTGTCCCGAGGTCATCGACTGGTGCCGGGCGGGCGGACACGACTTCATCCTGGGCGTCGCGCCGACCTCGACATTGCGCCGCCATGTCACCGATCTCGAAACCAGCACCAAAGCGCGCTTCGAGGCCGCAACCGACGATGGCAAGGTGCGCCGCTTCAAGGCATTCCACGACGGCGCTAAAAGCTGGAGCCGCGTCGAGCGGATCATCGCCCGCGTCGAAGTCGGCGATCAGGGGGCCGACACCCGCTTCGTCGTCACCAATCTCAAAAAGGGCTCGCCCCGCTGGCTCTACGAGCAGGTCTATTGCCGGCGGGGGCAGGCGGAAAATCACATCAAGTCGTGGAAAACCCATCTCGCCGCAGACCGTACATCCTGCACAAAGGCCACGGCCAACCAGTTGCGGCTGTTCCTTCATGCCGGTGCCTACTGGCTTATGTGGGGTCTGCGCACCGCCATGCCGAAACGCTCAATATGGCGCACTGTCCAGTTCGATACCTTGCGCCTGCACCTCATCAAGATCGCTGCCCGTGTCGTCGAAATGAAGACCTTGATCCGCGTCCAATGGCCCACCGCCTGTCCCAACCAGCAGATCGTCCGGGTCGCCCTCGATCGTATCCCTCGCCTCGTTACCTGAACAACGGGCCTGGCCCCAAAAACCAAACCCGTCCCTTCAACCCGCAAGCCTCAACATACC encodes:
- a CDS encoding IS1380 family transposase gives rise to the protein MDDPTLPLPGLSPVSGKRLDVRFDGGLLSSDGGILLLREVEQRLGVADRMAACIKDPRAPDLITHSLTDIIRFRLMMIAAGYEDGNDASSLRVDPMFKLALDLAPSDRALCSQPTISRLENLPDTRALLGMGRAMVDLYCDSFRTVPKRIVLDIDDTFDAVHGGQQLRLFNAHHDEYGFQPIVVFDGEGRFITAVLRPAKRPGGKEIRAFLRRLMRAIRANWPRTQIMLRGDSHYCCPEVIDWCRAGGHDFILGVAPTSTLRRHVTDLETSTKARFEAATDDGKVRRFKAFHDGAKSWSRVERIIARVEVGDQGADTRFVVTNLKKGSPRWLYEQVYCRRGQAENHIKSWKTHLAADRTSCTKATANQLRLFLHAGAYWLMWGLRTAMPKRSIWRTVQFDTLRLHLIKIAARVVEMKTLIRVQWPTACPNQQIVRVALDRIPRLVT